One window of the Labeo rohita strain BAU-BD-2019 chromosome 9, IGBB_LRoh.1.0, whole genome shotgun sequence genome contains the following:
- the mettl21cb gene encoding S-adenosylmethionine-dependent methyltransferase domain-containing protein, which produces MYMSVLSEKTFGLDSIMEIEGRPGLHVQKKGIVKQPDPVKPPPNNAEEEDLDDENMHKEAMNRRNAWQRSVFYSLGKETFFFTGQEISVRESLDSFGAVVWPGAVALCRYLEKNREQVDLLDKAVLELGAGTGLVSVVASLLGAWVTATDLPDVLSNLSFNLSRNTRGRCRYTPQVAPLVWGQDVKRDFPSSVYSYDYVLCADVVYHHNFLEDLLITMQHFCKPGTTLLWANKVRFQSDLHFIENFKNVFNVTLLEEIPQEEVRIYQATARKSAQQHDV; this is translated from the exons ATGTATATGT CTGTACTGAGTGAGAAGACATTTGGACTCGATTCAATAATGGAGATTGAAGGAAGGCCAGGACTGCATGTGCAGAAAAAAGGAATCGTGAAGCAGCCTGACCCTGTCAAACCACCACCAAACAACGCAGAAGAAG AGGATCTGGACGATGAAAACATGCATAAGGAGGCAATGAACAGGCGCAATGCCTGGCAGCGCAGTGTCTTCTATTCCCTTGGCAAAGAGACCTTTTTCTTCACTGGACAGGAGATCAGCGTCCGAGAATCACTCGACTCTTTTGGCGCCGTCGTCTGGCCAGGC GCTGTGGCTCTCTGTCGGTATTTGGAGAAGAACCGGGAACAGGTGGACCTGCTGGATAAAGCAGTGCTAGAACTTGGAGCGGGAACAGGACTGGTGTCCGTAGTGGCAAGTTTACTGG GTGCTTGGGTCACAGCCACAGATCTGCCTGATGTCCTGTCAAACCTGAGCTTTAACCTCTCGCGCAACACACGCGGCCGCTGCAGATACACACCTCAGGTGGCGCCTCTGGTCTGGGGTCAGGATGTGAAACGTGACTTCCCCAGCTCAGTCTACAGTTATGATTATGTGCTGTGTGCAGATGTGGTCTATCATCACAACTTTCTAGAGGATCTACTGATCACTATGCAGCACTTCTGCAAGCCAGGAACCACCCTACTCTGGGCAAATAAG GTGCGATTCCAATCTGACCTGCATTTCATTGaaaacttcaaaaatgtttttaatgtcacattGCTGGAAGAGATCCCACAAGAGGAGGTCAGGATCTACCAGGCCACTGCAAGGAAGTCAGCCCAACAACATGATGTGTAG
- the tfdp1a gene encoding transcription factor Dp-1a, translating to MAKDAGLIEANGELKVFIDQNLSPGKGVLSLVTVHPQSVAVGKQLLPKTLGPSNVNIAPHMVISTPQRPSGSNVILMNSPHTPSSQFITQSQPSEASPWSSGKRGKKGEKNGKGLRHFSMKVCEKVQRKGVTTYNEVADELVAEFSSGDNHISPNDAHVYDQKNIRRRVYDALNVLMAMNIISKEKKEIKWIGLPTNSAQECQNLEVERQRRLERIKQKQSQLQELILQQIAFKNLVQRNRQREQQTKRPPPANSVIHLPFIIVNTSKKTVIDCSISNDKFEYLFNFDSMFEIHDDIEVLKRMGMACGLEVGKCSAEDLKTARSLVPKALEPYVTEMAQGPISNVYMTGASSANGGRYHVGSDGGADGTMASSSNDSHYSGSRVETPVSYMGEDDDDDDEFDENDDED from the exons ATGGCCAAAGAT GCTGGTCTGATTGAGGCCAATGGGGAGCTGAAGGTTTTCATTGATCAGAACTTGAGCCCTGGCAAAG GTGTGCTGTCTTTAGTAACAGTGCATCCACAGTCAGTGGCAGTTGGAAAACAGCTGTTGCCAAAAACACTGGGCCCTTCCAACGTGAACATCGCACCACACATG GTCATTAGCACACCTCAGAGGCCCAGTGGCTCCAATGTAATCCTAATGAACAGCCCACACACACCCAGCTCTCAGTTTATCACCCAGAGTCAACCGTCGGAAGCCTCTCCGTGGTCCTCGGG aaagAGGGGTAAGAAGGGGGAGAAGAATGGAAAGGGCCTCAGGCATTTCTCAATGAAGGTTTGCGAAAAGGTCCAGCGGAAGGGTGTCACGACCTACAACGAGGTTGCCGATGAGCTTGTGGCTGAGTTCAGCTCTGGTGATAATCATATCTCCCCTAATGATGCG CATGTATACGACCAGAAGAACATTCGGCGGCGTGTATACGATGCACTCAATGTGCTGATGGCCATGAACATCATCTccaaagagaaaaaagagaTCAAATGGATTGGCCTGCCCACAAACTCTGCTCAGGAGTGCCAGAACCTGGAG GTGGAGAGGCAAAGACGTTTGGAGAgaatcaaacaaaaacagtcacaACTTCAAGAACTCATCTTACAG CAAATTGCCTTCAAGAACCTTGTACAGAGAAACCGCCAGAGAGAACAACAGACGAAAAGGCCCCCACCTGCCAACTCGGTCATTCACTTGCCATTTATCATCGTAAACACCAGCAAGAAAACAGTCATTGACTGCAGCATCTCCAATGACAA GTTTGAGTACCTCTTCAACTTCGATAGCATGTTCGAGATTCATGACGACATTGAGGTGTTGAAGCGCATGGGCATGGCTTGTGGTCTCGAGGTGGGCAAGTGCTCTGCTGAGGACCTGAAAACTGCCAGAAGCTTAGTGCCCAAAGCACTGGAGCCCTACGTCACAG AAATGGCACAGGGGCCTATCAGTAATGTCTACATGACAGGGGCTTCTTCTGCTAACGGAGGCCGCTATCATGTTGGGAG TGACGGTGGGGCAGACGGCACGATGGCCTCTAGTTCAAACGACTCCCACTACAGCGGCTCTCGAGTGGAGACTCCCGTCTCTTACATGGGCGAGGACGATGACGACGATGACGAATTTGATGAAAATGACGACGAGGACTAA